CTCGGGCTACACGACGGTCGTCATCACCGCCGTGTTCGCCGCCTACTTCGTGGGCGGCATCGCGAAGGGCGCGCCGTGGGCCGCGTTTGCATGGACTGCGGCACTCAGCATCTCCTACGCCATCGTGATGCTCACGATGCCCGCCATCGGCGCCTGGGCCGATCTGCGCGGGGCCAAGAAGCGGGTGCTGGTCATTGCAACGACCGGCTGTGTGCTGGCAACAGCCGCACTGGCGCTCACGCCGAGCTTTGCAGGGGCCCCGGGCGGCGTGGCGCTGGCCATGCTGCTCGTGATCGTCTCCAACGCCTTCTATTCCTACGGCGAGTCCCTCACGGGCGCCTTCCTCCCCGAACTCGCAACGCCCGAAGGCATGGGCAAGGTGAGCGGATGGGGCTGGAGCTTCGGCTACGTCGGCGGCATGCTGACGCTCGGCATCTGCCTGGCCTACGTGCTGTGGTCGCAATCGAAGGGCCTGCCGGCCTCGCATTTCGTGCCGGTCACGATGGTCATCACGGCCGCGATCTATGGCGCCGCGGCATGCGCCACCTTCGCGCTGCTGCCTGAACGGGCAGAGCCAAGAACAGCTGGCGATGAACTCGGCGCATGGCAGCAACTGCGCGCCACCTACCGCCAGGCACGCGCCTACCGCGACTTTATGTGGCTGCTGGTCTGCACCGTCTGCTACCAGGGCGGCGTGGCGGTCGCGATCACGCTGGCGGCGATCTATGCCGAGCAGGTGATCGGCTTCGTCGCGAGCGAGACGATGGTGTTGATCTTCGTGCTCAACGTCGCCGCCGCCATCGGGGCTTTCTCGTTCGGCTACATCCAGGATCGCATCGGCCACAAGGTCTCGCTGGCGGTCACGCTGGTGGCCTGGATTGCGGTCTGCGTGATCGCCTCGGTGGTGACCACCAAGGGCGGCTTCTGGTGGGCCGCCGCCATCGCAGGGCTCGCAATGGGATCGAGCCAGTCCGCAGGCCGCGCGATGACGGGCTATCTTGCGCCGCCGCAGCAGCTGGCGGAGTTCTTCGGGCTCTGGACCTTCGCGACGCGGCTCGCCAGCATCATCGGTCCGCTGAGCTTCGGCGCGATCACCTGGGCCACCGGCGGCAACCAGCGCATCGCGATCCTCTCGACCGCGGTGCTGTTCGTGGCGGGATTGCTGTTGCTGCTGCCGATCGACATGCGGCGCGGCCGCGAGGCCGCGCTGCGCAACTGAGCCGTCAGAACAGGCTGTTGTTCGTCAGGGGCCAGCCCGCGCCGCTCTGGAACTTCCAGTTGGCCGTGTTCTTCACGCTCGCGGCAAAGTTTGCGATGTCGGTCGGCGTTGGCGAGGCCGGCAGCCTCGGGCCGTCGTAGAGCACGTCGAACTGGGTGGGGAAGTTGATCGCTGCGCCCGCGGTCGCCAACGTGGCCGGAATGGCGTCACCATTGGGCACCGGTCCCAGCGTGATGCTGGCCAGATAGGTCCCCACGCCGCTGATCTCGCCAGCGGCGTTGTCGCCCAGGCCGGCGATGGTGCCGCCGACGAAGGCGTAGATCGTCTCGTAGCTGCCGCTGATGCCGCCGCCCTTGCCTTGCGTGGTGCCGATGTTGGCGATCGGATTTGCGTTCTTTATATCGGGCTGGATGGTCACGATGGTGCCTGCCGGCAGGCTGCGATCGGCAGTCCAGACGTAGGCGCTCTCGTCGGTGTTGCCCTTGAAGTCCGTGCTGGTGCGGTCCCGGTCGGTGAAGACAATGCGCGTGCCTGTGTCCATCGGCTTGAGCAGCACGAAGGCGAATGCGTCGGTCTTGTCGGCGTTCGCGCCCATGAAGAGGATGTCGCCGGCTGCCAGCGCGGGTGGTGCGCTGGTGGTGAAGCTCAGCGTGGTCGCATCGGCAATGCCGGCGTAGGCGTTGCCCTTGGCATCGGTGATCGCGTTGGCGTCGACTGTCACGTAGTAGCCGGTCGATGCTGCCAGCGGCTGGCTCGGCGTCAGCGTGATCACGTTGAAGGCGGCTTGCAGGCGTGCGGCCGGGCTGCTGGCCGAGAAGCTCTCGACCACGCTTCCGTCGGCCTTGTGCAGCACGATGCTGCCGGTGCCCAGGCGGACGCCCTCGTTGAAGCTCAGGGTCACGTTCGCGTTCGCGCTGACGCTGCCGTCCGTGGCCTTGGGCGAGGCGCTGCGCAGCACCGGACCGGCCGTGTCGACCCAGGGCTGGCCCAGGCGCACGACGAAGCCTTCGAACTTCTGGTCGGCCGGCGGCAGGTCCTTCGATGCGTCCTTCTGGCCCGGCCAGACGGTGTCGCCGTTGTCGAGCAGCAGTTGTACCTGCGTGCCGGCCTTCACCGGTCCCGGCACTTCAACGGTCGACTCGAAGCTCCCGCCCGTTTCCTTGCGCAGCTTGTCGAGGTCGTTCGAGAGCTCCACCGGCGCCGTGCCCGGATTGCCGTTCCACGAGAAGAGCGCGAAGTTGCGGTCCACGTCCGGGCTGGCCGCGCCAGCGGGGCCGGCCACGATCAGGTAGTTGCCGTCCGTGCCCTTGTCGATCGAGCGGATGCCGCGTCCGCCGAGTTCCAGTTCGATGGGGGCGCCGAACGCGGCCTGCGTGGCCGTGCCGCCCACCAGCGCGGCGTAGTTCTGCACCGGCACGATCAGCGCCTTGGCGCGCGTCGATGCGCCCGTCTGCGGTGCGCGGAAGCCGAGCCACAGGGCTCCGTCGCCCGGTGCGCTGGTCATGCCTTCGATGGAGAAACCGTCGACGCGCTCGGGCACGATGCCGGCACCGGCCGATACGGTGAAGCCGAAGTGGTTCGCGCCCAGGCCGTGGGCGTTGGTGGCGTCCCAGGCGACGAGTTGCGTTTCGAGCGACGAGAACTGGCCCACATAGCTAAAGGCGGTTGCGGCGCCGGTGCCCGTGACCTTCACCGCGAACAGGTGCGAACGGTCGGGCGCTTCGCTGCCGTCCTTCTTGTTGCTGTTGGAGCCGGTGAGGTACAGCGTGTCGCCGATGCGCGTGCCGGCTTCGAGGTCGAGCTCCTTGGTGAGCTTCGGACCGTTGTCCTCGTAGCTCCATTGCGCCACCGCGGCGCCGCCGCCACGCGGGTACACGCGCAGCACATTGGCCTCGTCGTCGGCCACGATCATGAAGTTGTCAGGCAGCGCGAAGGCGGTCGACGCGTCCGACGAGCCTTCGGTGGTGCCGGCGTTGGGGGTGAACGTTGCCTTCGAGACCAGCTGGTCCGGCTCCGCAGCGGGTGGCGCGACCGTCGCGGGCGGCACGATCGGCAGGAAGCTGCCGCCCCCGTCGCTACCGCCGCCGCACGCAGCCAGCAGGACGGCAGACAGGGCACTGGCGAGCAGCATGGGTTTGAAGGGAATGCGGGAGGCGGAGAGAGTGGTCATGGTGCGCGGTTGTTGTTCTGGACAAACCGCGCATGCTGGTACTTTCGTGTGACGGTGCCGTGAAAAGCGGCGCGAATTCAGCCGCCCGTCAGGGCGATTGCTGCAGCAGCGACTTCGGCACCTTGAAGCGCTCGCCGTCGTAGCGCAGCGTCACGGTGCTGAACTTCGCGGGCAGCGCCTTCTCGACGCAGCCCTGGTCCTCCTGCTCCTGCGCGTGGCTCTGCACGAGCGTGCGCGACAGCTGCAGGTCGGCAAAGCCGTTGCTGGTCGCCTTGCCGACCGACAGCATGGTGCGCAGCTTCTCGAAATGGCCGGTGCAGGTCGAATCCCATCCGCCGTTGTCGTGGTCGAGCTCGATCTCCTGCAGCACCTCGCGCAGCTTGCTGCCGTGCTGCACGTAGAGGCGCACCGTCTCGCTGGCCAGCGGGCTCGACGGCGCGCTGCTGCCGCGGTAGCGCACGCGCAGGCCGAAGGCGCGGGCGTCCGAGGCGAGCACGTAGCGCGAGGTGTCGATGCGGATGTCCTGGATCGCGGTGGTGGCGTCCTCGTCGAGCGCCTCGGGCTGCAAGAGGCGTCCGATGACGGTATCGCGCTCGGTGTTGCCGTTGTCGGGCCGCTGGATCAGCAGCACCTCGAGGTCGAAGACCTTGGCGCCCTTGTCGGTGGTTTCGCGCGGCATCGGCAGCACCACGATGCTGCGACCCGGGAAGGCCGGCCAGACCTTGCAGGCCGCGAGCCGCTCGTCGAGCGGGCGCTTGGGATACAGCTTGGCGTGCATGCGCTCGGCGAGGCCGCTTTCGCAGGCGGCGTGGCTCAGGCCTGTGGCACAGAGGCACAGCAGGAGCAGGGCGTGGCGCAGTAAGGGGCGCATGACGGCGGTTGTTTCAGGCGGAAGTCGCCGTTGTACCTTGCGGCGAGGTTTGCAGCCAGCGCGCGGCGGCCACTTCGAGCACCGCCTGGTCGCCGCTGCTCCGGAGGATCAGTCCGCCTTCGCCGTCCGCGAGACGCCCGGCAGCAGCCAGCACGCGCCGCGTCTGCTGCGCGACCGGTGCGCCGGTGTCGATGAAGCGCAGCGTGGGCGGCGCATGGCGCTGGAGCTCGTTCTTCACGAGCGGGTAGTGCGTGCAGCCGAGCACCACGGTGTCGACTTCGCCCGGTGCATCGCCGAAGGGACCGGCCTCTGCCGTATAGCGCGCACAGAGCGTTGCGATGGCCTCGGTGTCGAAGCCTTCGATGGCCTTCACGAGCCCGTCGCACGGTACGGAGCGAACGTGGGCGGACCCGGCGAAGGAATCGCGCAGCGCCGCGTACTTGGCGCTGGCCAGCGTTCCGCGCGTGGCCATCACCGAGATGTGGCCGGTGCGGCTCGTCGCCACTGCGGGTTTGAGCGCCGGCTCCAGTCCCACGATGGGCAGCGCCGGATGTTCTGCACGCAGCAGGTGGATCGCCGCTGTCGTGGCCGTGTTGCAGGCCACTACCAGCGCCTTGATGCCGTGCTCGGCGATCAGCTGCGCGGTCACCTTGCGCGAGCGCTCGATCACGTAGTCATCACCGCGCTCGCCATAGGGCGCGTAAGCCGCGTCCGAGAAATACACGAAGCGCTCGTGCGGCAGCTCGGCGCGCAGCGCGGCGAGCACGCTGAGCCCGCCGACGCCGCTGTCGAAGACGCCTACAGGGCTCAAGCTTCTTCCATCATGATGGTCTTGAACTCGCCGCTGGCAATGCGCTTCTGCCATTCGGCCGGGCCGGTGATGTGCGCGCTGGTGCCGCCCGCATCGACCGCCACCGTCACCGGCATGTCGACCACGTCGAATTCATAGATCGCTTCCATGCCCAGGTCCTCGAAGCCCACGACCTTCGCGGTCTTGATGGCCTTGCTCACGAGGTAGGCGGCACCGCCCACGGCCATGAGGTAGGCGCTCTTGTGCTTCTTGATCGCCTCGATGGCGACCGGGCCGCGCTCGGCCTTGCCGATCATCGCGATCAGGCCGGTCTGGGCCAGCATCATCTCGGTGAAGCCGTCCATGCGCGTGGCGGTGGTCGGGCCGGCGGGGCCCACGGCTTCGTCGCCGACCGGATCGACCGGGCCGACGTAGTAGATGACACGGTTGGTGAAGTCCACCGGCAGCTTCTCGCCCTTGGCCAGCATGTCCTGGATGCGCTTGTGCGCGGCGTCGCGGCCGGTGAGCATCTTGCCGTTCAGCAGCAGCGTGTCGCCCGGCTTCCAGCTTGCCACTTCGGCAGGCGTGAGCTTGTTCAGGTCGACGCGCTTGCTCTTCTTTTCATCCGGCGCCCAGTTCACGTCGGGCCAGAGGTCGAGCGACGGCGGATCGAGGTAGACCGGGCCGCTGCCGTCCATCACGAAGTGCGCATGGCGGGTGGCCGCGCAGTTGGGAATCATCGCCACAGGCTTGCTCGCCGCGTGCGTCGGGTACATCTTGATCTTGATGTCCAGCACGGTGGCCAGGCCGCCCAGGCCCTGCGCGCCGATGCCCAGTGCATTGACCTTCTCGTACAGCTCGATGCGCAGCGCCTCGACTTTGCTGAGTTCGGCGCCCGAGGCCTTCTTGGCCTGCAGCTCGTGCATGTCCAGGTCGTCCATCAGGCTTTCCTTGGCCATGAGCGCGGCCTTCTCGGCGGTGCCGCCAATGCCGATGCCCAGCATGCCCGGCGGGCACCAGCCGGCGCCCATGGTCGGCACGGTCTTCAGAACCCAGTCGACCACGCTGTCGCCGGGGTTCAGCATCACGAGCTTGCTCTTGTTCTCGCTGCCGCCGCCCTTGGCCGCGACCGTCACCTCGACGGTGTTGCCCGGAACGATCTCGGTGAAGATCACCGCGGGCGTGTTGTCCTTGGTGTTCTTGCGGTCGAACTGCGGGTCGGCCACGACCGAGGCGCGCAGCGTGTTGTCGGGGTGGTTGTAGCCGCGGCGCACGCCTTCGTTGATGGCGTCGTCCAGCGAACCGGTGAAGCCGCCCCAGCGCACGTCCATGCCCACCTTGAGGAACACGTTGACGATGCCGGTGTCCTGGCAGATCGGGCGGTGGCCCGTGGCGCTCATCTTGCTGTTGGTCAGGATCTGCGCAATGGCGTCCTTGGCGGCGGGGCTCTGTTCGCGCTCGTAGGCCTTGGCCAGGTGGGCGATGTAGTCGGCGGGGTGGTAGTAGCTGATGTACTGCAGCGCGGCGCTGATCGATTCGATCAGGTCGGCCTGCTGGATCGTGGTCGTCATGGTGGGGGGCTTTTTTTGGTGGGAAACACGGGAAAACGCCCCCCGATTATCTCAGCCGCCGTCCGCGCCCCCGGGGCGGCTACCTCGCGGCCGCCCGCGCCTCGGCGATCCAGCCGTCGAACAGGGCTTGATGCACCTTGATCCACCCGTCCGCATGCCGCTCCACGTCCTGCTGCGTGTTCGCGCCCTGGCTCATGCGCAGGTTCTGGGCGTTGATGTCGCCGATCGGCAGCTTCATCACCTCGAACAGCTTGCCGGCCGCCGGGTTCTTCTCGACGAAAGCCCTGTTCGCGACGATCTGCTCCCGGTTGGCCTGGAAGCCGTAGTTCTTGCCGTTGGGCAGCTGGGTGTCGGCCTGGCCTTCCTGCGAGGACGAGAAGGGCACCTGCAGCCACACCACGTCCGCACCGGGTCGCAGCACCGCGCTCACCCAGTAGGGCGTCCACGTGTAGTACAGCACCGGCTTGTCCTGCTTGAAGCGCGCGATGGTGTCGGCCATCAGCGCGGCGTAGCTGCCCTGTTTGTGGGTGACGGTGTCGCGCAGCTTGTAAGCGCTCAGGTGGTTCTCGATGGCCAGCTCGCAGCCCCAGCCGGGGTTGCAGCCCGTGAGGTCGGCCTTGCCGTCGCCGTCCGCGTCGAAGAGCTTGGCGATCGCCGGGTCCTTCAGTTGCGCGATGTTGGTGATGTTGTATTGCTCGGCCGTCTTGCGGTCGATGAGGTAGCCCTGCACCGCGCCGTCCGAGTACACGCCGGTGCGCGACAGCTTCGCGTCGCCGCCGCTGTTCTTGTAGAAATCGGCGTGCAGCAGGCTCCAGTGGTTGGCCATGAAGGTGGCATCGCCATTGGCAATCGCCAGGTGCTCGGTGGCGGGCTCCAGGTCCTTCATGGGCTCGACCTTGTAGCCGAGCTTCTCGAGCGCGCGCATCACGAGAAGCGTCTGGAACGCCTCTTCGGCGAGCGAGCTCTTGAGCGGTTGCACGGTCACGCCCTTGCCGGGCAGGTCGTTGGCCGCCTGTGCGGTCATGCCGAAGGCGACGAAGCCGAGCGCAAGGAGGCTGCGGGCGATGAGACTGGTTTGCTTCATGCGTTGATTTCCTCCGAGACGTGTCATTGCGTGGAAAGTGCGGGGACGGGCGCGTTCGCATCGCGCGACGGCGTGCCCACGAGGCGCTGCAGCACGCGCAGCGCGAGCCCGGCCGGCCCGGTGTGCCACCAGCGCCGACCGGCACTGCGGCGCGACTTGCCCATCGCCTGCGTCAGCCGGTCGAGCGAAATCGCCAGCAGCACGATGCCCAGGCCGCCCACGGTCGCGAGGCCCATGTCCAGCCGCCCGATGCCGCGCAGCACCATCTGGCCGAGACCACCCACGGCGATCATCGAAGCGATCACCACCATCGACAGCGACAGCATCAGCGCCTGGTTGATGCCCGCCATGATCGACGGCATCGCCAGCGGCAGTTGCACCTTCACCAGCATCTGCCAGGGCGAGGCGCCGTAGGCGCGTGCGGCCTCGATCAGGTCGGGGCGCACCTGGCGCAGGCCCAGGTTGGTCAGGCGCACGAGCGGCGCCAGCGCAAAGATGATCGTCACGATCACGCCCGGCACGTTGCCGATGCCGAAGAGCATCACCACCGGCACGAGGTACACGAAGGCCGGCGTGGTCTGCATCGCATCGAGCACCGGCCGCATGATCCGCTGGGCCCGGTCGCTGCTGGCCAGCAGCACGCCCAGCGGCAGGCCGATGACCATGCAGAAGACCAGCGAGGTCAGCACCAGCGACAGCGTGACCATCGCCTCGGGCCAGATGCCCAGCATGGCCACGAGGAGCAGCGCGACGGTCGTGCCGATGGCGAGCGCGCGGCCGGCGAACTGCCAGGCGAAGAGGCCGATGAGGGCGATCATCGCGAGCGTCGGCAGGCCAGTGAGCAGGCCTTGCACCCAGTTCAGCGTGCTGTCGATGGGCAGGCGCACCGTCTGGAAGAAGGGGCGGAAATGTTCGACCACCCAGCCGAGGCCCTGGTTGATCCAGGATTCGACCGGCAGCGAGCCGTCCCACAGGCGGTGCAGCTGGAAGCCGCTGGCGGCGGTGTCGGCCTGTCCGGCGAGCTGATGGGCCGCGTTCACCGGGGCATCGAGCCAGGCGCTGGTGGCGGAGGTATCGGGCGCGGCCGAGAGCGCCTCCCACGGATCGACGAAGGCGGCGGGTGCTGGAGCGTCGTTCAACGCGGCGCCCAGGTCGGGAGGAAGTGTGGTGTCGTTCATCGTTCAGGTCCTTCGTGAATTCAGTGCGGCTCGGCGGCGAGCGCGGGCGCGGCGTGCGGGGAGACGGGCTCGATGGGCGGCGTCTCGCGGTCCAGGAACTTGAGCAGCGTCGTCTTGCTTATCGCGCCGCAGAAGCGGCCGTCGCCCGCCACCACCGGCAGCGCGCACGGCGCCTGCGCGAGCTGGCCGATCAGGCCGGCCACCGGCGCCTCGGCATCGATGCGCGGCAGGTCGGCCAGGAACGCGTGTTGCAGGCCGAGCGGGCCCGAATGCCCGTCGAGCGCGCCGCGCAGCGTGTCGGCCGACACCACGCCGAGGAAGCGCTTGTTGGGGCTGGTCACGTAGGCGAAGTCGCGGTCCTGGTCTTCCAGCAGCTTGAGCGCCGCGCGCGCACCGCGCTCGGGGTGTTCGCACACCACGGTGAGCGACTTGCGCGCGATGTCCGCCGCCTTGAACACGGCCGCCGCGTCCACGCCGCGCACGAAGCTGCGCACGTAGTCGTCGGCGGGGCTGCGCAGGATCTCGTCGGGCGTGCCGACCTGGATCACCTGGCCGTCTTTCATGATCGCGATGCGGTCGCCGATGCGCATGGCTTCATCGAGATCGTGCGAGATGAAGACGATGGTGCGGCGCTGTTCCTGCTGCAGCCGCAGGAGTTCCGACTGCATCTCGGTGCGGATGATCGGGTCGAGCGCCGAGAAGGCCTCGTCCATCAGCAGGATCGACGGGTCGGACGCCAGCGCTCGCGCCAGGCCCACGCGCTGCTGCATGCCGCCCGAAAGCTCGTCGGGATAGCTGTCGCCCCAGCCCGCGAGACCCACTTGCGCAAGCGCCTTGTCGGCCTGCGCCAGGCGCTCCTTCTTGCTCGTGCCGGAGAGCTCCAGGCCGAACGCGGTGTTCTCGCGCACCGTCATGTGCGGCATCAGCGCGAACGACTGGAACACCATGCTGATGTCCTTGCGGCGCAGCGCGCGCAGCTTCGCGTCGGAGTGCTCGTTGATGTCCGCGCCGTCGATCACGATGCGGCCTGCGGTCGGCTCGATCAGCCGGTTCAGGAGGCGCACCAGCGTCGACTTGCCCGAGCCCGACAGGCCCATGATCACGAAGATCTCGCCGGCCTGGATCTCGAAGGTGGCATCGAACACGCCGATCGACTGGCCGGTCTGCGCGAGGATTTCCTTCTTCGAAAAACCTTGGCGGACCAGTTCGAGGGCTTGCTCGGGCGAATCGCCGAACACCTTGAAGACATGGTCGATGAGAATTCCTTTGGCCATATGCCGGGGCTCCTTGTGGAAAGGTTGGACACAGCACCGTCCCGGAGGACGGCAACGGTCACGCCATCAGCCGATGGAGCTTCGCGAGAACAGAGAGCGCGAGAGAACGCGTGCAATGGCCCGGCGAGCCTTTGAGGGCTGCCGACAGGCACTGAAGACGACGTGGCGACGAAACCAGTGCCCGCCGAATGGTGGCGTAGCAGTGGGGCCGGAAAGATCCGGCCGGTTTGCCGGGCAGGGCCCGACGGGGGAGAACCTTGCACCGCGACGGGATTCGGAGATCCGCGAGTAGTGCAGGGCCAACCAACCAAGACTTACATGACTTGTTGGTCGTCTGAAGCCAATGATTATAACTTTTTGACATGACGTGAGTCAACCCGACGGGCGTAACGTGATGTCGGCGGCGGTCCAATGGCCCCGTCAGATGCGAGCTATTCTTGTTGGCCGATACTCGGGCCCGCGCCCGACCAGGCGGCGCGACCATCCAAGACTGCGGAGCTTTTTCTCATGACGACTTCCCCCAAGACCCGTGCCGAGCGCGATACCTTCGGTCCGATCGACGTGCCGGCCGACAAGCTGTGGGGCGCGCAAACGCAGCGCTCGCTGCAGAACTTCGACATCTCCGGCGAGCAGCAGCCGCGCGAGATCATCAAGGCGCTGGCGCAAGTGAAGCGCGCATCGGCCGTGGTGAACCATGCGCTGGGCCTGCAGGACGAGAAGAAAACCCAGGCCATCGTGGCCGCGGCCGATGAAGTCATCGCTGGCAAGCATCCGGGCGAGTTCCCGCTGGTGGTGTGGCAGACCGGCTCGGGCACGCAGACCAACATGAACGTCAACGAGGTGCTGGCCAACCGCGCGAGCGAAATCCTCGGCGGCGAGCGCGGGGAAGGGCGCCTGGTGCACCCGAACGACGATGTGAACCGCAGCCAGTCGAGCAACGACGTGTTCCCGACCGCCATGCACGTGGCCGCCGTCGAAGCCATCACCCACAAGCTGCTGCCCGCCATCGCCAAGCTGCGCGGCACGCTGGAACAGAAATCGAAGGACTTCGCCGACATCGTGAAGATCGGCCGCACCCACCTGCAGGACGCCACGCCCCTTACGCTGGGCCAGGAGTTCTCGGGCTACGTGGCGCAGCTGGCGCACGGCGAGGCGCATGTGCGCGCCGCGCTGCCGCACCTGAGCGAACTGGCGCTGGGCGGCACGGCTGTCGGCACCGGGCTCAATGCGCCGAAGGGCTATGCCGAGCAGGTCGCCGCCGAACTGGCCAAGCTCACGGGCCTGCCGTTCGTCACCGCACCGAACAAGTTCGAAGCCATGGCCAGTGTCGATGCGCTGGTGCATGCCCACGGCGCGCTCAAGACGCTCGCCGCCAGCATGAACAAGATCGCCAACGACGTGCGCTGGCTCGCGAGCGGCCCGCGCAGCGGCATCGGCGAACTGAGCATTCCCGAGAACGAGCCCGGCTCCTCGATCATGCCGGGCAAGGTCAACCCCACGCAGAGCGAAGCCGTCACGATGCTGGCCGCGCAGGTGTTCGGCAACGACGTGGCCATCAACATCGGCGGCGCCTCGGGCAACTTCGAGCTGAACGTGTTCCGCCCGATGGTGGCGCACAACTTCCTGCAGAGCGTGCGCCTGCTGGCCGACGGCATGGTGAGCTTCAACGACCACTGCGCCGTGGGGATCGAGCCGAACCGCGAACGCATCACGGAGCTGGTGCAGCGCTCGCTGATGCTGGTGACGGCGCTGAACACGCACATCGGCTACGACAAGTCGGCCTACATCGCCAAGAAGGCGCACAAGGAAGGCACGAGCCTGCGCGAAGCCGCGATTGCCTCGGGGCACCTGACGGCCGAGCAGTTCGACCAGTGGGTGGTGCCGGAGAACATGACGGGCCGTTGAGTCGGGCGCCTCATGAAAAAAGGACCCGCGAGGGTCCTTTTTTTCTTGCTGGCCGATCAGTATCCGACCGTGTAGCGCTGGCGCGAATGCGCGGGCTTCTCGAGCTCGTCGATGAACGCGATCGCGTAGTCCTCGAAGCTGATCCAGCTGCGGCCTTCGGCGCTCACGAGCAGGTCGTCCTTGCCGAGGCGGAACTTGCCGGTGCGCTCGCCGTCGACGAATTCGGCCGAGGGCGACAGGAAGGTCCAGTCGAGTTCCTTCTCGCTGCGCAGCGCGTCGAGAAACACCCCGCCGGCCGTGGCTTCCGCGCGGTAGGCATCCGGGAAGTTCGGCGTCTCGATCACCTTCAGGCCGGGCGCTGCGAACAGGCTGCCGGCGCCGCCGACCACCAGCAGGCGCTTGACGCCCGCGCGCTTGACCGGCTCGATGACGGCCGCGGGCGGCACGGTGGCGAAGTGCGCGGCGCTGAACACGGCGTCATGGCCGGCCAGTGCCTTTTCGAGCGCGGGGCCGTCGAGCGCGTCGACGTCCACGGCCTTCACATTGGCGCGGCCCGACAGCTTCTCGCTGGCCTTGCGGGCGATGGCGGTG
This region of Variovorax sp. RKNM96 genomic DNA includes:
- the proV gene encoding glycine betaine/L-proline ABC transporter ATP-binding protein ProV; the encoded protein is MAKGILIDHVFKVFGDSPEQALELVRQGFSKKEILAQTGQSIGVFDATFEIQAGEIFVIMGLSGSGKSTLVRLLNRLIEPTAGRIVIDGADINEHSDAKLRALRRKDISMVFQSFALMPHMTVRENTAFGLELSGTSKKERLAQADKALAQVGLAGWGDSYPDELSGGMQQRVGLARALASDPSILLMDEAFSALDPIIRTEMQSELLRLQQEQRRTIVFISHDLDEAMRIGDRIAIMKDGQVIQVGTPDEILRSPADDYVRSFVRGVDAAAVFKAADIARKSLTVVCEHPERGARAALKLLEDQDRDFAYVTSPNKRFLGVVSADTLRGALDGHSGPLGLQHAFLADLPRIDAEAPVAGLIGQLAQAPCALPVVAGDGRFCGAISKTTLLKFLDRETPPIEPVSPHAAPALAAEPH
- a CDS encoding NAD(P)-dependent oxidoreductase, producing the protein MSHIAIIGATGRAGGRLLEEALRRGHTVTAIARKASEKLSGRANVKAVDVDALDGPALEKALAGHDAVFSAAHFATVPPAAVIEPVKRAGVKRLLVVGGAGSLFAAPGLKVIETPNFPDAYRAEATAGGVFLDALRSEKELDWTFLSPSAEFVDGERTGKFRLGKDDLLVSAEGRSWISFEDYAIAFIDELEKPAHSRQRYTVGY
- the fumC gene encoding class II fumarate hydratase, with translation MTTSPKTRAERDTFGPIDVPADKLWGAQTQRSLQNFDISGEQQPREIIKALAQVKRASAVVNHALGLQDEKKTQAIVAAADEVIAGKHPGEFPLVVWQTGSGTQTNMNVNEVLANRASEILGGERGEGRLVHPNDDVNRSQSSNDVFPTAMHVAAVEAITHKLLPAIAKLRGTLEQKSKDFADIVKIGRTHLQDATPLTLGQEFSGYVAQLAHGEAHVRAALPHLSELALGGTAVGTGLNAPKGYAEQVAAELAKLTGLPFVTAPNKFEAMASVDALVHAHGALKTLAASMNKIANDVRWLASGPRSGIGELSIPENEPGSSIMPGKVNPTQSEAVTMLAAQVFGNDVAINIGGASGNFELNVFRPMVAHNFLQSVRLLADGMVSFNDHCAVGIEPNRERITELVQRSLMLVTALNTHIGYDKSAYIAKKAHKEGTSLREAAIASGHLTAEQFDQWVVPENMTGR